The genomic stretch TCCGCAGGACCGACTCGAGCGGACGCGGCTACACCCGGGTGCGCGCGGGTTCCGGCTTCAGCTATCGCGACCCCAGGGGCGCGACGGTCGTCGACCAGGAACTCCGGGCGCGCTTTGACGCCCTCGGCATTCCGCCGGCGTGGAAGGACGTCTGGATCGCCCCGTATCCGAACGGTCACATCCAGGCCACGGGCGTCGACTCGGCCGGCCGGCGGCAGTACATCTACCATCCGACCTGGCGCGAGCAAAAGGACCGGATCAAGTTCGACCGGGCGCTCCGGCTCGCCGAAGCGCTTCCGGGGGCCCGTCGAGCGGTGACCCTCGCGTTGCGCTCGGACGGGCCAAGCCGCGACCGGGCGCTCGCGATGGCGTTCCGAATGCTGGACACCGGTTCCCTCCGCGTCGGCAGCGAGAGGTATGCGAAAGAGCACGGCAGCATCGGCCTCTCGACGCTGCTCTGCGCGCACGCGAGCACTCACGGTGATCGGGTGGCGCTCGCCTTCCCCGGCAAGAGCCACCAGGCCTGGACGAGCGAGATCCTCGACCACGACCTCGCGCGCGTCGTCCGGGCCCTCAAACGCAGGGGGCCGAACGCTCGCCTGCTCGCCTGGAAGGACGGCCGGGAGTGGCGGCCGATCTCGGCGCCCGAGATCAACGACTACGTCCGGGAGCGAGCGGGCGACGATTTCACGGCGAAGGACTTCCGGACGCTGCACGGCACCGTGGCGGCCGCGATCAGCCTGGCGAAGTCCGAACCGCAGGCGACGCAGCGTGCCCGCAACTCCGCGATCGCCCAGGCGATGCGCGATGCGTCCGATGTGCTCGGGAACACGCCCACCGTCGCCCGTGCTAGCTATGTCGATCCGCGCCTGCTCGACCACTTCCGGGCCGGCGAGACCATCGATCCGTCTCGTCTCGCCTCTGCCGAGACCGCGGTCAGAGCGCTCCTCTTCGAGTAGCCGCGGCGACCGACAGGGGCGCGTCCGATCCTGTCCGGACGGGCCGTGAGGGAGGCCTCCACTGCGACACGCCCGGGTTGCAGGACGGGTGTATCTGTGGGAGACTCTCCTAGTTCAAAATTCCTTCTCCCGCGGCCTGCTGCTGGGACGGGGGACACTGCCAGGCAGTGCCGAGACGGCATCGCGGAGGCTCGACCCGAGAGGGCGGCCTCGCGGATGCGACGTCGAGGCGGCGGGTAGCAGAACGACAACAACCGACATTTCAACGGGCCCTCCGTGCGTCGTGCGTTTTGCACGCCGATCGGAGCGCTTCGGATGCGGTGCTTTTGACAGAAGAACACTGGTTGCACGTTTCCGGGTCACCGGAGTTCCTTCGCGAGCGCGTCCAATGCGAGACGAGTCCGGCTTCGGCCGGGGGAGTCGCGTACGACGCAATAACAAGAGAGTGAGAGATCACACATGGCGGGACAGAAGATCCGCATCCGACTGAAGTCGTAC from Rathayibacter rathayi encodes the following:
- a CDS encoding DNA topoisomerase IB yields the protein MSDPRAQRLRRTDSSGRGYTRVRAGSGFSYRDPRGATVVDQELRARFDALGIPPAWKDVWIAPYPNGHIQATGVDSAGRRQYIYHPTWREQKDRIKFDRALRLAEALPGARRAVTLALRSDGPSRDRALAMAFRMLDTGSLRVGSERYAKEHGSIGLSTLLCAHASTHGDRVALAFPGKSHQAWTSEILDHDLARVVRALKRRGPNARLLAWKDGREWRPISAPEINDYVRERAGDDFTAKDFRTLHGTVAAAISLAKSEPQATQRARNSAIAQAMRDASDVLGNTPTVARASYVDPRLLDHFRAGETIDPSRLASAETAVRALLFE